From Patescibacteria group bacterium, a single genomic window includes:
- a CDS encoding nickel-dependent hydrogenase large subunit produces the protein MHQSDFKLNIKEITKVEGSAELEVKVVKSKVKYVKFKIKDFKRFYTQAIQGKSALAVPQMLARICGTCSNAHLMASIEAIEKACDFKPSIQTMVLRKLAYHGLIIRDHALHLYVFVLPDLFNKDSLLDFDENNQREHQFLHDTFKVKSAGNNLSIFTAGRSVHSPYPVVGGFLKTPAEEKKQNIIEKLEQARPAVLRLINIYKNSKFNLIRKTDYVCLKANPFSYLEGQLYNQNKLIAEEKDFRQHFEHVVLPYSQASAYTFKGKPYQVGALARININQQALHDKTKKSATSALKSFPSNNIYHNNLAQAIEILHSIDESIDLLNNFKFKPEEPTKLKIKKSIGIGVIEAPRGTLYHKLEIDNQGIIKKGEVIVPTGQNQLSIELDIAEFIQNNIDMDQAQLSLQCEKIIRAYDPCMSCASHFLKLNLTRK, from the coding sequence ATGCATCAATCTGATTTTAAATTAAACATAAAAGAAATCACCAAAGTCGAGGGCTCGGCTGAGCTTGAAGTTAAGGTTGTCAAATCAAAAGTAAAATATGTCAAATTCAAGATAAAAGATTTTAAAAGATTTTACACTCAAGCAATTCAAGGAAAATCAGCTTTGGCTGTGCCACAAATGCTAGCCCGTATCTGCGGAACTTGTAGCAACGCTCATTTAATGGCTTCTATTGAAGCAATTGAAAAGGCCTGTGATTTTAAGCCATCAATTCAAACAATGGTTTTAAGAAAATTGGCCTATCATGGATTAATTATTCGTGACCATGCTTTACATTTATATGTTTTTGTCTTGCCTGATTTATTTAATAAAGATTCTTTATTAGATTTTGATGAAAACAATCAACGAGAACATCAATTTTTACATGATACTTTTAAAGTAAAATCAGCTGGAAACAATTTATCAATTTTTACAGCCGGCCGAAGCGTTCACTCTCCCTATCCAGTAGTAGGTGGATTTCTTAAAACGCCAGCTGAAGAAAAAAAACAAAATATAATAGAAAAACTTGAACAAGCTCGACCAGCTGTATTAAGATTGATAAATATTTATAAAAATTCAAAATTCAATCTAATCAGAAAAACAGATTATGTTTGCTTAAAGGCAAATCCATTCTCATATCTTGAAGGGCAACTTTATAATCAAAACAAATTAATTGCTGAAGAAAAAGATTTTCGTCAACATTTTGAACATGTTGTCCTGCCATATTCACAAGCATCTGCCTATACCTTCAAAGGAAAACCTTATCAAGTCGGTGCTTTAGCTAGAATAAATATCAATCAACAAGCATTACATGATAAAACAAAAAAAAGTGCAACATCTGCACTTAAAAGTTTTCCTTCAAATAATATTTATCATAATAATCTTGCCCAAGCTATTGAAATACTACACTCTATTGATGAATCAATTGATTTACTTAATAATTTTAAATTCAAACCCGAAGAACCAACTAAACTAAAAATTAAAAAATCTATTGGCATTGGCGTGATTGAAGCCCCTAGAGGAACTCTTTACCATAAATTAGAAATAGATAATCAAGGCATAATTAAAAAAGGCGAAGTAATTGTTCCTACCGGACAAAATCAATTATCAATTGAACTTGATATTGCTGAATTTATTCAAAACAATATAGACATGGACCAGGCACAATTATCGCTTCAATGTGAAAAAATCATAAGAGCTTATGATCCTTGTATGAGTTGTGCTTCTCATTTTTTAAAATTAAATCTGACAAGAAAATAG
- a CDS encoding SIMPL domain-containing protein (The SIMPL domain is named for its presence in mouse protein SIMPL (signalling molecule that associates with mouse pelle-like kinase). Bacterial member BP26, from Brucella, was shown to assemble into a channel-like structure, while YggE from E. coli has been associated with resistance to oxidative stress.) — MKNFETKKKYLTIILLVIVSVFLIFSIALIFVNINNKIQTGKYIGQEIEFKNTIYIAGEGIVYAIPDTGLISISVITEKLTVELAMSENTAKMNKIISGIKKQRVKEKDIKTTKLNIYPKYNWEEKQRKLIGYEVRQTIKIKIRDLDKAGDIIQQATSNGANSISDLQFIIDNEDELKKQARTLAIKQAKAKAKEIGKELGVEIIRIVDFNESSTQPIMPMYRTKGLSYAMEDSTSVPQIETGENEIKVNVNITFEII, encoded by the coding sequence ATGAAAAATTTTGAAACTAAGAAAAAATATTTAACAATTATATTGCTAGTGATAGTCAGTGTTTTCTTGATTTTTTCTATTGCCTTGATATTTGTAAATATAAATAATAAAATCCAAACAGGAAAATACATTGGACAAGAAATTGAATTTAAAAACACAATCTATATAGCTGGCGAAGGCATTGTTTATGCTATCCCAGACACTGGGTTGATATCTATTTCAGTCATCACTGAAAAGCTAACCGTTGAGCTTGCTATGTCTGAGAATACAGCCAAAATGAATAAAATTATTTCAGGAATCAAAAAACAACGAGTAAAAGAGAAAGATATCAAAACTACTAAACTTAATATTTATCCGAAGTATAATTGGGAAGAAAAACAAAGAAAACTAATCGGCTATGAAGTCAGGCAAACAATAAAGATAAAAATTAGAGATTTAGATAAAGCAGGAGATATTATTCAACAAGCAACAAGCAACGGAGCCAATAGTATAAGTGATTTACAATTTATAATAGATAATGAAGATGAGCTAAAAAAACAAGCTCGCACATTAGCAATCAAACAAGCCAAAGCAAAGGCAAAAGAAATAGGCAAGGAATTAGGGGTTGAGATTATTCGAATTGTTGATTTTAATGAATCATCAACACAGCCAATAATGCCTATGTATAGAACAAAAGGACTTAGTTATGCCATGGAAGATTCTACTTCTGTCCCACAGATAGAAACAGGCGAAAACGAAATAAAAGTTAATGTCAATATAACTTTTGAAATAATATAA
- the rpmG gene encoding 50S ribosomal protein L33, with amino-acid sequence MSQENLIKFECSECKRINYFSRKNKKLIKERLELRKYCKWCKHHTKHKETK; translated from the coding sequence ATGAGTCAAGAAAATTTAATTAAATTTGAGTGTTCAGAGTGTAAAAGAATAAATTATTTTTCCAGAAAAAATAAAAAATTAATCAAAGAACGACTTGAGCTTAGAAAATATTGCAAATGGTGTAAGCACCACACCAAGCATAAAGAAACAAAATAG